Proteins co-encoded in one Rattus rattus isolate New Zealand chromosome 5, Rrattus_CSIRO_v1, whole genome shotgun sequence genomic window:
- the Mrps2 gene encoding 28S ribosomal protein S2, mitochondrial, producing MAPAPAVLTRLQCAGLRRWPGFLQKAARGPAGQNGRKVTGAPVPAVSEPQDGDDFQSRILDVPLQHSDFFNVKELFSVKSLFEARVHLGHKAGCRHRFMEPYIFGNRLGQDIIDLDQTALNLQLALNFTAHVAYRKGIILFVSRNRQFSHLIETTAQACGEYAHTRYFKGGLLTNAQLLFGPTVRLPDLIVFLHTLNNVFEPHVAVRDAAKMNIPTVGIVDTNCNPCLITYPIPGNDDSPQAIQLFCKLFRTTINRAKEKRRQMEALHRLQSPKGSEGSGTASAPDQSHSP from the exons ATGGCGCCCGCTCCGGCCGTGCTGACCCGGCTTCAGTGTGCAG GTTTGCGGCGCTGGCCAGGTTTCCTGCAGAAGGCGGCTCGGGGCCCAGCGGGGCAGAATGGAAGGAAGGTCACGGGAGCCCCGGTCCCCGCGGTCAGCGAGCCCCAGGACGGCGACG ATTTCCAGAGCAGGATACTAGATGTGCCGTTACAACATTCAGATTTCTTCAATGTCAAGGAGCTGTTTTCTGTGAAGAGCCTCTTCGAGGCCCGAGTACACCTGGGACATAAAGCCGGTTGCCGCCATAG GTTTATGGAGCCATACATCTTTGGGAACCGCCTGGGCCAAGATATCATTGATCTGGATCAGACCGCCTTGAATCTccaactggctttgaacttcacCGCCCATGTGGCCTACCGCAAGGGCATCATCCTGTTTGTGAGCCGGAATCGTCAATTCTCTCACTTAATTGAGACTACAGCCCAAGCCTGCGGGGAGTATGCCCACACCCGCTACTTCAAGGGTGGCTTGCTGACTAACGCACAACTCCTCTTTGGGCCTACAGTCCGCCTGCCGGACCTCATCGTCTTCCTGCACACACTCAACAATGTCTTTGAACCCCATGTGGCCGTGAGGGATGCGGCCAAGATGAACATCCCCACAGTGGGCATTGTGGACACCAACTGCAACCCATGCCTCATCACTTACCCTATCCCTGGCAATGATGACTCACCCCAAGCTATCCAGCTCTTCTGCAAGCTCTTCCGGACAACCATCAACAGGGCcaaggagaagaggaggcagatggaggccCTCCATCGGCTGCAGAGTCCCAAGGGGTCCGAGGGCAGTGGGACAGCCTCTGCACCTGATCAAAGTCATTCCCCATGA
- the Gbgt1 gene encoding LOW QUALITY PROTEIN: globoside alpha-1,3-N-acetylgalactosaminyltransferase 1 (The sequence of the model RefSeq protein was modified relative to this genomic sequence to represent the inferred CDS: inserted 2 bases in 2 codons; substituted 1 base at 1 genomic stop codon) produces the protein MQKKSKPRGASDKAKMFGIAEDPWDQETEVCGSGSTSISKPGDSTQSSNRDLAALEKYCDNGYSTLSLRPTELLTFTPWLAPIVSTETFDPELLKNMYQPLNLTRVTMFAIGKYTCFRSFPESAEEFFMRGYQVHYYLFTHDPAAVPRVPLGPXWLLSIIPIQGPSQWEEISMRXMETINKHIDKRTHKXDYLFCVDVDMVFRNPWGPETLRDLVAAIRPRYFSVPHQQLPYECRQVPSAFVADSEGDFYYGGAVFGRQVARVYEYLWDDRKTQPPNLKTIRFSSVGKDTNWLRN, from the exons ATGCAGAAGAAATCCAAGCCCAGAGGAGCCTCTGACAAAGCAAAAATGTTTGGGATTGCGGAGGACCCCTGGGACCAAGAAACGGAGGTGTGCGGCAGCGGCAGCACGAGCATTAGCAAGCCAGGGGACAGCACTCAATCCAGCAACCGAGACTTGGCTGCTCTTGAGAAGTACTGTGACAATG GTTACAGTACCCTCAGCCTAAG ACCCACAGAGCTGCTGACATTTACCCCCTGGTTGGCACCCATCGTCTCCACGGAAACCTTCGACCCAGAGCTTCTGAAGAACATGTATCAACCACTGAACCTGACCAGAGTCACCATGTTTGCCATAGGGAA GTACACCTGCTTCAGGTCCTTCCCGGAGTCAGCTGAAGAGTTCTTTATGCGTGGGTACCAAGTGCACTATTACCTCTTTACCCATGATCCTGCAGCTGTTCCCAGAGTTCCCCTGGGCC GTTGGCTCCTCAGCATCATCCCCATCCAGGGTCCCTCCCAGTGGGAGGAGATTTCTATGCGCTGAATGGAGACCATCAACAAACACATTGACAAGAGGACCCACA TGGATTACCTCTTCTGTGTCGATGTGGATATGGTCTTCCGTAACCCATGGGGCCCTGAGACCTTGAGGGATCTGGTGGCTGCCATTCGCCCAAGGTATTTTTCTGTACCTCACCAGCAACTCCCTTATGAATGCAGGCAAGTTCCCTCTGCCTTTGTGGCAGACAGCGAGGGGGACTTCTATTatggtggggcagtctttgggaGACAAGTGGCCAGGGTGTATGAGTACCTCTGGGATGACAGGAAGACTCAGCCACCAAACCTGAAGACTATCCGATTCTCCTCAGTGGGGAAGGACACCAACTGGCTGAGGAACTAA
- the C5H9orf116 gene encoding UPF0691 protein C9orf116 homolog — protein sequence MSEENPQECAEPVEPKAKPAPEKTSDYYRISEKLPDRFNNPGWFHGYSTNEAVSMYRTSNQTYGSRAPTAHEMPKAYYPSSNKFSTQHATFGMFRRHNMNVCLDKSLVTGPDNHVTRYDPLNFHPSYNVNRPSICD from the exons ATGTCTGAAGAAAACCCCCAAGAGTGCGCCGAGCCGGTGGAGCCCAAGGCTAAGCCTGCCCCAGAGAAAACGAGCGACTACTACCGCATTAGCGAGAAGCTCCCAGACAGGTTCAACAACCCGGGGTGGTTTCATGGCTACAG TACCAATGAAGCTGTTTCCATGTACAGGACCAGTAACCAAACCTATGGGAGCAGAGCTCCCACAGCCCACGAGATGCCG AAAGCATATTATCCATCTTCAAATAAGTTTTCCACACAACACGCAACTTTCGGAATGTTCCGGAGACATAATATGAATGTCTGCCTGGATAAGAGCCTCGTGACTGGGCCGGACAATCACGTCACCCGCTACGACCCCTTAAACTTTCACCCCAGTTACAACGTCAACAGGCCATCCATCTGTGACTAA